Proteins co-encoded in one Gemmatimonadota bacterium genomic window:
- a CDS encoding nucleoside-diphosphate sugar epimerase/dehydratase, translated as LMLQDLRTARTGLFPVGFVDDDATKHGRSLSGVPVLGSVSELPSLIATHRAELVIIAIRNPNGALVRRVLDASSAAGIQTKLVPAPSEVAAGTKVVQALRTVDIDDLLRRPRVESDLAAVHGLISGKTVMVTGAGGSIGSELARQCARCGPAWLILVDHNEDGMYHIQRQLVAKYPELNVMAIVADIRDAALIRASLHGHVPDVVYHAAAYKHVPLMEQNPVAALVNNVGGTLELLRLCESMGVGRVVIISSDKAVHPSSVMGATKRLTELLMWQRAGKSKTVYSAVRFGNVLGSRGSVVPLFLEQIQTQRRITVTHPEMTRFFMATSEAVELVLQASVLSTGGELFVLNMGNPIKIVDLARDLVRLSGMTPDDDVQIVFTGTRPGEKMHEALIADSEALEPTSHPSVNVVRVTGTAVADADALAELERRLEAEQVDGELLTLLHRVIPELGPLA; from the coding sequence AGTTGATGCTGCAGGATCTGCGCACGGCGCGCACGGGGCTCTTTCCCGTGGGCTTTGTGGATGACGATGCCACCAAGCATGGTCGCTCCCTGAGCGGTGTGCCGGTGCTTGGGTCGGTGAGTGAGTTGCCTTCTTTGATTGCGACGCACCGCGCAGAGTTGGTGATTATCGCCATTCGCAATCCGAACGGTGCACTGGTTCGTCGCGTGCTCGACGCCTCATCGGCCGCGGGGATTCAGACCAAGCTGGTTCCGGCACCGAGCGAAGTGGCGGCCGGTACGAAGGTGGTGCAGGCGCTACGCACGGTGGACATTGACGATTTGCTGCGCCGTCCGCGCGTGGAGAGTGATCTCGCCGCCGTGCATGGGCTGATCAGCGGCAAGACTGTGATGGTGACAGGTGCCGGCGGTTCCATTGGCTCGGAACTCGCGCGGCAGTGCGCGAGATGTGGGCCGGCGTGGCTGATACTGGTGGATCACAACGAAGATGGGATGTACCACATCCAGCGGCAGTTGGTGGCAAAGTATCCTGAGCTGAACGTGATGGCGATTGTTGCAGACATTCGCGACGCGGCGCTCATTCGGGCCTCGTTGCACGGGCATGTGCCGGACGTGGTGTATCACGCGGCGGCGTACAAGCATGTGCCGCTGATGGAGCAGAATCCCGTGGCCGCGCTCGTGAACAATGTGGGCGGTACGCTGGAGTTGCTGCGCCTGTGCGAGTCGATGGGCGTGGGGCGCGTGGTGATTATCTCTAGCGATAAAGCGGTGCATCCGTCGAGCGTGATGGGTGCCACGAAGCGGCTGACCGAGCTCCTGATGTGGCAGCGCGCGGGGAAGTCTAAGACCGTGTATTCGGCCGTGCGGTTCGGAAATGTGCTGGGGTCGCGTGGGTCGGTGGTGCCGCTTTTTCTCGAGCAAATTCAGACGCAGCGCCGAATCACGGTGACGCACCCCGAGATGACGCGCTTCTTTATGGCGACCTCCGAGGCGGTGGAATTGGTGCTGCAGGCGTCGGTGTTGAGCACTGGGGGTGAACTGTTTGTGCTCAATATGGGGAACCCCATCAAGATTGTAGATCTCGCGCGCGACCTCGTTCGGTTGAGCGGCATGACGCCCGACGATGACGTGCAGATTGTGTTCACTGGCACGCGCCCTGGTGAAAAAATGCATGAGGCACTCATTGCAGATTCCGAAGCATTGGAGCCAACCTCGCACCCCAGTGTGAATGTGGTGCGTGTGACGGGAACTGCGGTGGCCGACGCCGATGCGCTCGCCGAGTTGGAGCGGCGGCTCGAGGCGGAGCAGGTGGATGGGGAGCTTCTCACGCTGTTGCACCGCGTGATTCCCGAACTCGGACCACTCGCCTGA
- a CDS encoding phospholipid carrier-dependent glycosyltransferase — MRALVDALRRRPELVLLTALALVTRLWSITYPPVVVWDEHHYTYFMGAYLNGTYIVDVHPPLGRLILAATAKLFGYNGMALWERNAAPLVRIVPAIFGAMIVPVVYALARALGGSRPVAAIVAAALVFDHALLVESRFALTDSALLLAVFTALLCDVLSDAPEQQHRRWLWLLAAAIAAGAAVSIKWTGLSALGVIGARRLFLLAARERSLGSVLRDGVGFALVAAAVYVGSFWMHFALLPDSGPGDGWMSDAFTKTLEGSVNHVHGAKLALWREVADIHKAMSDMNAAIGKQESAPSSPWYTWPIAKHSIVMWAPSGLAAARQRWILMFGNPVVWFGALAGMAVAGWAVFLRVAGVPVRTLFLLLAGYVINYAPFALIHRPMYLYHYLMPLVFSLLIAGLGAGPLVGWGSADSAAWAFRSKLSARGYWGLVGVMAVIFLYLAPMAYGVEMSASSVKQRLWVIERQP, encoded by the coding sequence ATGCGCGCGCTCGTCGATGCGCTGCGTCGGCGGCCGGAGCTCGTGTTGCTCACCGCGCTCGCGTTGGTGACGCGGCTGTGGAGTATCACCTATCCGCCAGTCGTGGTGTGGGACGAGCACCACTACACCTATTTCATGGGCGCGTACCTGAACGGCACGTACATCGTGGATGTGCATCCGCCGCTTGGGCGATTGATCCTTGCCGCCACGGCAAAGCTGTTCGGCTACAACGGCATGGCACTTTGGGAGCGCAATGCGGCGCCGCTGGTGCGAATTGTGCCGGCAATTTTCGGCGCGATGATTGTGCCTGTGGTGTATGCGTTAGCGCGGGCGTTGGGCGGGAGTCGCCCGGTGGCGGCGATTGTGGCGGCGGCGCTCGTGTTTGATCACGCGCTACTCGTGGAGTCGCGCTTTGCGTTGACGGACAGTGCACTGTTGCTCGCGGTGTTCACGGCACTGTTGTGTGACGTCCTGAGTGACGCACCTGAGCAGCAACATCGGCGCTGGCTCTGGTTGTTGGCTGCGGCGATTGCGGCGGGCGCGGCGGTGAGTATCAAGTGGACCGGACTCTCGGCGCTCGGCGTGATCGGCGCGCGGCGGCTGTTCTTGCTGGCGGCTCGGGAGCGTTCACTAGGCAGCGTGCTACGCGACGGCGTGGGGTTCGCGCTGGTCGCGGCCGCGGTGTACGTGGGGTCATTCTGGATGCACTTTGCCTTGCTTCCTGATTCGGGCCCAGGGGACGGCTGGATGAGCGACGCGTTTACCAAGACCCTCGAAGGAAGTGTGAACCACGTACACGGGGCCAAGTTGGCGCTCTGGCGCGAGGTGGCTGACATCCACAAGGCGATGTCGGATATGAATGCGGCCATCGGCAAGCAGGAGAGTGCACCGTCGTCGCCCTGGTACACCTGGCCGATTGCCAAACATTCGATTGTGATGTGGGCGCCAAGTGGGCTGGCGGCGGCGCGGCAGCGGTGGATTCTGATGTTTGGGAATCCGGTAGTCTGGTTTGGGGCGCTGGCGGGGATGGCAGTGGCGGGATGGGCTGTTTTTCTTCGTGTTGCTGGGGTGCCGGTGCGGACGCTCTTTTTGCTCTTAGCGGGGTATGTCATCAACTATGCGCCGTTCGCGCTGATTCACAGGCCGATGTACTTGTACCATTACCTTATGCCGCTGGTGTTCAGTTTGTTGATCGCCGGGCTTGGAGCTGGGCCGCTGGTCGGCTGGGGAAGCGCAGACTCTGCGGCGTGGGCATTTCGGTCAAAATTGAGTGCCCGCGGGTACTGGGGTTTGGTTGGGGTGATGGCGGTGATATTTTTGTATCTGGCGCCGATGGCGTATGGAGTGGAAATGAGCGCCTCGAGTGTCAAACAGCGTTTGTGGGTGATTGAGCGGCAGCCGTAA
- a CDS encoding YncE family protein has protein sequence MRPFYQRAALLGAAIVSLASVAAAQTAAGYHVVKKIPVGGEGGWDYALVDPVARRLYVSHASKAVVIDLEKDVVIGEITPAAGIHGIALAPELGRGFTSNGRDTSVTIFDIKDLKTIGTVKVTGANPDAIWYDDFSKRVFTFNGTGKNATAIDAATGKVVGTIPLGEKPEFAQNDGKGLLFVNLESDTGQIVVIDTKAAKETKRYWLPGCEGPSGLAIDRAGNRLFSVCGGKKMAVSDPKTGKVVALVPICDGPDAVSYDPELHLVFASCGNGLMSVIKQDSPDKYTPLGDAPTQRGSRTMTLDTKTHKAYLASVEYGPTPAPAQPGGRAGRAPMLPGTFAILVVER, from the coding sequence ATGCGCCCATTCTACCAACGCGCCGCCCTGCTCGGCGCCGCCATTGTCTCCTTGGCCAGTGTCGCCGCAGCGCAGACCGCGGCCGGCTATCACGTGGTCAAAAAGATCCCCGTGGGCGGGGAGGGTGGGTGGGACTACGCCCTCGTAGACCCCGTGGCGCGCCGGCTCTATGTGTCGCACGCCAGCAAGGCGGTGGTGATTGACCTCGAGAAGGACGTGGTGATCGGGGAGATCACCCCCGCGGCCGGCATCCACGGCATTGCGCTCGCGCCGGAGCTCGGACGCGGCTTCACGAGCAATGGGCGCGATACCTCGGTGACGATCTTCGACATCAAGGATCTGAAGACCATTGGAACCGTGAAGGTCACGGGCGCCAACCCGGACGCGATCTGGTACGACGACTTCTCCAAGCGCGTCTTCACCTTCAATGGCACCGGCAAGAACGCCACTGCCATCGACGCGGCCACTGGCAAAGTGGTGGGCACCATCCCGCTCGGCGAGAAGCCGGAGTTCGCGCAGAATGACGGCAAGGGGCTGCTGTTTGTGAACCTCGAATCCGACACGGGGCAGATTGTCGTGATTGACACCAAAGCGGCCAAGGAGACCAAGCGCTATTGGCTCCCGGGCTGCGAAGGGCCGTCGGGGCTCGCGATTGACCGCGCAGGGAACCGCCTATTCTCGGTGTGCGGCGGCAAGAAGATGGCGGTTTCTGATCCAAAGACGGGTAAGGTAGTGGCCCTCGTGCCGATCTGCGACGGTCCGGACGCGGTATCGTACGATCCAGAACTGCACTTGGTGTTCGCCTCGTGCGGCAACGGCCTGATGTCGGTCATCAAGCAGGACTCGCCCGACAAATACACCCCGCTCGGCGACGCGCCCACGCAGCGTGGCTCACGCACCATGACGCTCGACACCAAAACGCATAAGGCCTATCTCGCCTCGGTGGAGTACGGCCCCACGCCCGCTCCGGCGCAGCCGGGTGGCCGTGCAGGGCGCGCGCCGATGCTGCCGGGGACGTTCGCGATCCTCGTGGTAGAACGCTAG
- a CDS encoding TolC family protein, translating to MRAVRWTAAGTLALAAVVGPVGLAAQAGGAGASGASAAAGARAGVAGAASASTRITRADAIASAIARGSRLAIARADTSLARAGLLAARQFENPSAGISYSKSVPQEHYSLDIPLDLPWLRSARVGSAESMRASAQHRFAYERRALEFEVDTAYTRALASTARARLSHRTAVDADSLLTLARLRRDAGDGSELDVQLASVSAGQMANAAAADSLDALSALLALQVTMGLPGDAVTVAPSDSLTIADGAVAGSAASGSAEAVTPLLVAAAQADVLAADQALTLEKRRLVSGAALSVGWEARDPSGGETGTLPTVGLSLPLPLFNRNSAAIVGAQAQLDRARAQLAETRLEMGAAVTLARRAAASTADRAARSGRLVASADRVATLSLTAFREGAAELPNVLEAQRTAREALAQYINDVAAARNAAGLLQLLTLTTNGSNP from the coding sequence ATGCGTGCGGTGCGTTGGACCGCGGCGGGCACGCTCGCGCTCGCCGCGGTGGTGGGCCCGGTAGGGCTCGCGGCGCAGGCGGGCGGGGCAGGTGCGTCTGGCGCGTCCGCTGCGGCTGGGGCCCGTGCCGGAGTTGCGGGCGCTGCTTCAGCATCAACCCGCATCACCCGCGCCGATGCCATCGCCTCGGCAATCGCTCGCGGCTCGCGCTTGGCGATTGCCCGCGCCGACACCTCGCTGGCTCGCGCGGGCTTGCTGGCCGCGCGGCAGTTCGAGAACCCGTCGGCTGGCATTTCCTATTCAAAATCGGTGCCGCAGGAGCACTACTCGCTCGATATTCCGCTCGATCTCCCTTGGCTGCGTTCGGCGCGGGTGGGGTCGGCAGAATCGATGCGCGCGTCGGCGCAGCACCGCTTTGCGTACGAGCGGCGCGCGTTGGAGTTTGAGGTGGATACGGCCTACACGCGCGCGCTTGCCTCCACGGCGCGCGCGCGGCTGTCGCACCGCACCGCCGTGGACGCCGACAGCTTGCTCACGCTCGCTCGACTCCGCCGCGACGCGGGGGACGGCAGCGAACTCGACGTGCAACTCGCCTCAGTGAGCGCAGGGCAGATGGCCAACGCGGCGGCTGCGGATTCGCTCGATGCGCTGTCCGCGCTCCTCGCGTTGCAGGTGACGATGGGGCTCCCGGGTGACGCGGTCACCGTGGCGCCGAGTGATTCGCTGACGATTGCGGACGGGGCGGTAGCTGGTTCTGCTGCATCAGGCAGCGCGGAGGCAGTAACACCGTTACTCGTAGCCGCCGCGCAAGCGGATGTGCTCGCGGCCGATCAGGCGCTCACACTCGAGAAGCGGCGATTGGTGTCGGGTGCCGCACTTTCCGTGGGCTGGGAGGCGCGCGACCCATCCGGCGGCGAAACTGGCACGCTCCCCACGGTTGGCCTCTCGTTGCCATTGCCGCTCTTCAATCGCAACAGCGCGGCCATTGTGGGCGCGCAGGCGCAGCTGGATCGTGCGCGCGCGCAGCTGGCCGAGACGCGCCTTGAGATGGGCGCGGCTGTCACGCTCGCTCGGCGCGCGGCGGCCTCCACGGCGGATCGTGCGGCGCGCAGCGGTCGACTGGTAGCAAGTGCGGACCGCGTGGCCACACTGTCACTCACCGCATTCCGTGAAGGCGCCGCCGAGCTACCGAATGTGCTCGAAGCGCAGCGCACGGCGCGTGAAGCGCTGGCGCAATACATCAACGACGTGGCGGCGGCGCGCAATGCGGCCGGTCTGCTGCAGCTGCTCACGCTCACCACGAACGGTTCCAATCCATGA
- a CDS encoding efflux RND transporter periplasmic adaptor subunit, whose translation MKRLAIAAPLLLALLSVGCGKEKDEGEKKPPAEVVATIEAATSAKFTETVDASGTVTPRMGHVAALSAPGPSRVAKVFVSVGASVKAGDALVEFEQAPFEAALQSAAAALSAAEKSAERAKRLADAGVLPRKDAEAASAELAAARSNAVTAKRARELSVMRSPIAGVVTRVSAVLGSSADAGAPLVEVADPAMLDVLLTLSPADASRVHAGQGVQLFAGADGAGDVVASGRIADVSAAVDSASRGVSARVEVSGARRTLRIGETFFGRIAIAEHANAVMIPTEALVPTGEGFKVFVVDEKQVAHSREVKVGARSDRGVWLSEGLKAGERVVTKGAYGVDDSTTVITGAKEADDEKGTAKPPKPAAKP comes from the coding sequence ATGAAACGACTCGCAATCGCCGCTCCGCTCCTCCTGGCCTTGCTCAGCGTGGGCTGCGGAAAGGAAAAGGACGAAGGGGAGAAGAAGCCGCCGGCCGAAGTTGTGGCCACAATCGAAGCGGCCACGAGTGCCAAGTTCACGGAGACGGTGGACGCGAGCGGCACCGTAACGCCGCGCATGGGGCACGTGGCCGCGCTCTCGGCGCCGGGGCCGTCGCGTGTGGCAAAGGTGTTCGTGTCAGTGGGCGCCTCCGTAAAGGCTGGAGATGCGCTGGTAGAGTTTGAGCAGGCGCCGTTCGAAGCAGCGCTGCAAAGCGCCGCTGCCGCACTTTCTGCCGCGGAGAAGAGCGCTGAGCGTGCCAAGCGACTCGCGGATGCGGGCGTGCTGCCGCGGAAGGATGCGGAAGCGGCTTCTGCGGAACTCGCGGCGGCGCGGAGCAATGCGGTCACAGCAAAACGTGCGCGTGAACTCTCGGTGATGCGCTCGCCAATCGCTGGAGTGGTGACGCGCGTGTCGGCGGTGCTGGGCTCCAGTGCCGACGCGGGCGCGCCACTCGTTGAAGTGGCCGATCCGGCGATGCTCGATGTGTTGCTCACACTCTCGCCCGCTGACGCATCACGCGTGCACGCGGGGCAGGGTGTGCAGCTCTTTGCCGGCGCCGATGGCGCGGGCGATGTCGTGGCGTCGGGACGCATTGCGGATGTGTCGGCGGCCGTGGACAGTGCGAGCCGCGGGGTGTCGGCGCGCGTGGAGGTGAGCGGTGCGCGTCGCACGCTGCGCATTGGTGAGACGTTCTTTGGACGCATTGCTATTGCCGAGCATGCGAATGCGGTGATGATTCCCACGGAGGCGCTCGTTCCCACGGGGGAAGGGTTCAAGGTCTTTGTGGTAGATGAAAAGCAGGTCGCGCATTCGCGCGAGGTGAAAGTCGGTGCGCGCTCCGATCGCGGGGTGTGGCTCTCCGAAGGGCTCAAAGCCGGCGAGCGCGTGGTGACTAAGGGTGCGTACGGCGTGGATGACAGCACCACAGTCATCACGGGCGCGAAAGAAGCGGACGACGAGAAGGGCACCGCCAAGCCCCCAAAGCCCGCGGCCAAGCCGTGA
- a CDS encoding efflux RND transporter permease subunit: MSESRRGWTLFDVLATQRRFIYLAVALLSAAGIWAALKLPSAIYPELTFPRITIVAEGSALGARQVVFAITRPIEEAVSIVPGVERVKSRSIRGGSEVNITFNEKTDMAYALQLVRTRVEQIRGDLPAGLAIEVERLTPSLFPILSYNLEGGDPATLFDIARYQIKPVLSRIPGVGRVDVQGTDVREIEVVAEPARLAAAGLTYDDLASAIRQGIAVDAVGRVARDYKQYLVIAAQEAHSADDVANVVVKGTLRVRDLATVVPGTEDHVRIVAGDGRPAALINVTRQVGGNTIAVSDSVASAAASLARSLPPGVRLKPVYDQAALVRDAVTSVRDAMLIGAALAVIILLLFLRHLRITAISATSIPLTLAITVFLMQLLGQTFNLMTLGAMAIAIGLVIDDAVVITENIVRHLKLTSDRTAAIREAVQELIWPVTSSTITTVVVFLPLGLLEGVTGQFFAALSLTLTVSVLVSLVLALTIIPLMAEQFLTAADAEREVVAGSSGAIASGAAASGAAPVGSHGGGPLARIGRTLDALSVRYERALGAVLHHSRLMIVAALLLVGAGAAAYAFVGTGFLPEMDEGSFILDYWSPGGTALAETDRQLHTIEKILAETPEITGTSRRTGAELGLFATAQNRGDISVRLKPVSKRDRTIFKVIDEVRDKVATAVPRFRVEFVQILSDVLDDLSGSARPLEIKLYGADLAALEKYAQVVGPLVEKVSGLADYYGGIAEPAAEMEMKVRTTEAARLGMTAQQVSSAVSGALLGVAAGDVRLDDRSIGVRVRSIGVRVRAPDSVRFNANRLGALPILVPGSRQSATLASLATFTAADVRSEHLRENQQQMLAITAGVEGRALSEVMADVKAILDGHKAPEGVRVELGGRYASQQKAFNALLVVLGLAVLSVMAVMVIQFRSFVEPLVVLLAAPLSFVGALALLLATGTALNVSSFMGLILLVGLIVKNGIILLDFTRHRMVHDGVDLETGIREAARVRLRPILMTTLCTLFGLLPLALGIGAGSELQKPLALAVIGGLALSTPVTLFVVPVLLVAIRGRGHRLASST, translated from the coding sequence GTGAGCGAGTCCCGTCGCGGCTGGACGCTGTTCGACGTCCTCGCCACTCAACGCCGCTTCATCTACCTCGCTGTCGCGCTGCTCAGTGCTGCGGGCATTTGGGCGGCGCTCAAGCTTCCCTCCGCGATTTACCCAGAACTGACCTTCCCCCGCATCACGATCGTCGCAGAAGGCTCAGCGCTCGGCGCACGGCAAGTGGTGTTCGCGATCACGCGCCCTATTGAAGAAGCGGTGAGCATTGTGCCGGGGGTTGAGCGCGTGAAGTCGCGCTCGATTCGAGGCGGAAGCGAAGTCAATATCACGTTTAACGAAAAAACGGATATGGCGTACGCGCTGCAGTTGGTGCGCACGCGCGTCGAGCAGATTCGCGGCGATCTCCCAGCGGGGCTCGCCATAGAAGTGGAACGGCTAACGCCGAGTCTTTTTCCGATTCTCTCGTATAACCTTGAGGGCGGCGATCCGGCAACGCTCTTTGACATTGCGCGCTATCAGATCAAGCCGGTGCTCTCACGGATTCCCGGTGTGGGGCGCGTGGATGTGCAGGGCACCGACGTGCGCGAGATTGAAGTGGTCGCCGAGCCCGCGCGGCTCGCTGCCGCGGGGCTCACGTACGACGATCTCGCCAGCGCGATTCGCCAAGGGATTGCCGTAGACGCCGTGGGGCGTGTGGCGCGCGACTACAAGCAGTATCTAGTGATCGCCGCACAAGAAGCGCACTCGGCGGACGATGTGGCCAATGTGGTAGTGAAGGGAACGCTGCGCGTGCGTGATCTCGCTACCGTGGTGCCAGGGACTGAAGATCACGTGCGCATTGTGGCCGGCGACGGTCGCCCAGCCGCGCTGATCAATGTCACGCGCCAGGTGGGCGGCAACACGATTGCCGTGAGCGACAGTGTGGCGAGCGCCGCCGCATCGCTGGCGCGCTCGCTCCCGCCAGGGGTGCGTCTCAAGCCCGTGTACGACCAAGCCGCCCTCGTGCGCGACGCGGTGACTTCGGTGCGCGACGCCATGCTCATTGGCGCGGCGCTCGCGGTGATCATTCTCCTGCTCTTTTTGCGTCACCTGCGCATCACAGCAATCAGCGCCACCTCCATTCCGTTGACGCTCGCGATCACGGTGTTCCTGATGCAGTTGCTCGGGCAGACCTTCAATCTGATGACGCTGGGCGCAATGGCAATTGCCATTGGACTGGTGATAGATGACGCGGTGGTGATCACCGAGAACATTGTTCGGCACCTGAAGCTCACGAGCGACCGCACCGCCGCCATTCGCGAGGCCGTGCAGGAGCTGATTTGGCCGGTGACGTCGTCCACCATCACGACGGTGGTGGTCTTTCTTCCGCTTGGGTTGCTCGAGGGAGTGACGGGGCAGTTCTTTGCCGCGCTCTCGCTCACGCTCACGGTGAGTGTGTTGGTGTCGCTGGTGCTCGCGCTCACGATTATTCCGTTGATGGCCGAGCAGTTCCTGACGGCGGCGGATGCGGAGCGTGAGGTGGTGGCCGGTTCGAGCGGCGCGATTGCGAGCGGCGCGGCTGCGAGTGGTGCAGCGCCGGTAGGAAGCCACGGCGGAGGCCCCCTCGCACGCATTGGTCGCACGCTCGACGCGCTCTCCGTGCGCTATGAACGTGCGCTTGGCGCGGTGCTCCACCACTCGCGCCTGATGATTGTGGCGGCGCTGCTCCTCGTAGGGGCGGGCGCTGCGGCGTATGCCTTTGTGGGGACGGGCTTCCTCCCCGAGATGGACGAAGGTTCGTTCATTCTCGATTACTGGAGCCCCGGCGGCACAGCGCTCGCCGAAACCGACCGGCAATTGCACACCATCGAAAAGATATTGGCGGAGACGCCCGAGATTACCGGCACGTCGCGGCGTACCGGTGCGGAGCTTGGGCTCTTTGCCACGGCGCAGAACCGCGGTGACATCTCGGTGCGGCTCAAGCCGGTGTCGAAGCGCGATCGCACTATTTTCAAAGTGATCGACGAAGTGCGCGATAAAGTCGCCACCGCAGTGCCGCGCTTTCGCGTGGAGTTCGTGCAGATCCTCTCCGACGTGCTCGACGATCTTTCGGGGTCGGCGCGTCCACTGGAGATCAAACTGTATGGCGCTGACCTCGCCGCGCTCGAGAAGTATGCGCAGGTGGTGGGACCGCTCGTAGAAAAAGTGAGCGGGCTCGCGGACTATTACGGCGGCATCGCCGAACCTGCGGCTGAGATGGAAATGAAGGTGCGCACCACCGAAGCCGCGCGGCTCGGGATGACCGCGCAGCAGGTGAGTAGCGCCGTGAGTGGCGCGCTGCTCGGCGTGGCGGCTGGCGATGTGCGACTCGATGACCGCTCGATTGGCGTGCGAGTGCGCTCGATTGGCGTGCGAGTGCGCGCGCCGGATTCTGTGCGCTTCAACGCCAACCGCTTGGGTGCGCTTCCGATTCTCGTACCCGGTTCACGTCAATCGGCCACGCTGGCGTCGCTGGCGACTTTCACCGCCGCCGATGTGCGCAGTGAACATCTGCGCGAGAATCAACAGCAGATGCTCGCCATCACCGCCGGCGTAGAAGGGCGCGCGCTCAGCGAAGTGATGGCCGATGTGAAAGCGATTCTCGACGGGCACAAGGCGCCCGAAGGGGTTCGCGTGGAACTCGGCGGGCGTTACGCGAGCCAGCAGAAGGCGTTCAATGCGCTCTTGGTGGTGCTCGGACTCGCCGTGCTCAGCGTGATGGCCGTGATGGTAATTCAGTTTCGCTCGTTTGTGGAGCCGTTAGTGGTGCTGCTCGCGGCGCCACTCTCCTTTGTGGGCGCGCTGGCGCTGCTGTTGGCCACTGGTACGGCGCTGAATGTGTCGAGTTTTATGGGGCTCATTCTGTTGGTCGGGCTCATTGTGAAGAACGGCATCATCTTGCTCGACTTCACGCGGCACCGAATGGTGCACGACGGCGTGGATCTCGAAACAGGGATTCGGGAGGCAGCGCGTGTGCGGTTGCGCCCCATTTTGATGACCACGCTTTGCACCTTGTTTGGCCTCTTACCGCTCGCGCTCGGGATTGGCGCGGGAAGCGAGTTGCAGAAGCCGCTCGCCCTCGCGGTGATTGGCGGGCTCGCGCTCAGCACGCCGGTGACGCTCTTTGTGGTGCCGGTTCTGCTCGTGGCGATTCGCGGGCGCGGGCACCGGTTGGCGTCATCGACGTGA
- a CDS encoding PepSY domain-containing protein, whose protein sequence is MRLIRNVALAIPALLIAVSTIAAQGVTVKEEKPGLLKKAKITAEAATATAQAKFPKATLKSAELEQEDGKLIYSFDFETAGKSGIDEVAVDAMTGKVLSVEHETPKGEAAEKAKDDAKAKVPAKAATPAKKP, encoded by the coding sequence ATGCGATTGATTCGAAATGTGGCGCTGGCGATTCCCGCTCTGCTCATTGCGGTGTCCACGATTGCCGCGCAGGGCGTGACCGTGAAGGAAGAGAAGCCCGGCCTTCTCAAGAAGGCCAAGATCACGGCAGAGGCAGCGACCGCCACGGCGCAGGCCAAGTTTCCGAAGGCCACGCTCAAGAGCGCGGAACTGGAGCAGGAAGATGGCAAGCTCATCTATTCGTTCGACTTTGAGACGGCGGGCAAGTCGGGAATCGACGAAGTGGCCGTTGACGCGATGACGGGGAAGGTGCTTTCGGTGGAGCACGAGACGCCGAAGGGCGAGGCGGCGGAGAAAGCGAAGGATGATGCCAAGGCGAAGGTGCCCGCGAAGGCTGCTACTCCGGCGAAAAAGCCGTAG
- a CDS encoding addiction module protein, with the protein MASPVFDFTHLSPEERIQLAEDLWDSLPERQVELSDSQRVELDRRLAVREADPSRGRPWRDVLDEIEKRSK; encoded by the coding sequence ATGGCCTCACCCGTTTTTGACTTCACGCATCTGTCTCCCGAGGAGCGAATCCAACTCGCGGAGGACCTGTGGGACAGCCTGCCGGAGCGTCAGGTCGAGCTGTCGGACTCGCAGCGCGTGGAACTTGATCGGCGGCTCGCGGTGCGCGAGGCGGATCCTTCCCGAGGCCGTCCGTGGCGCGATGTACTCGACGAGATCGAGAAGCGCTCGAAGTGA
- a CDS encoding response regulator transcription factor, with amino-acid sequence MRILVVDDEPEVQDLLVRVLRDAHWAPDAVATGADALQALATAEYDLAILDVGLPDIDGFEVCRRMRASGNRTPVLILTARHAVNDRVRGLDAGADDYLAKPFAVSELMARLRALARRPAAALEPVLRLADLELDPATRLASRAGAALALTAREFALLEYLLRNPRRVLTRAQILDHVWDDNFDPVANAVDVLMGRVRRKVDREGCVPLVHTVRGAGYVLTDRPAGGTDAS; translated from the coding sequence ATGCGCATTCTCGTCGTAGACGACGAACCCGAAGTGCAGGACCTGCTCGTGCGGGTGCTGCGCGACGCCCACTGGGCTCCCGACGCCGTTGCCACCGGCGCCGACGCGCTGCAAGCGCTCGCCACCGCCGAGTATGATCTCGCGATTCTCGACGTAGGGCTGCCAGATATCGACGGCTTTGAAGTCTGCCGCCGGATGCGCGCGAGCGGCAATCGCACGCCCGTGCTTATTCTGACCGCGCGCCATGCGGTGAACGATCGTGTGCGCGGTCTCGACGCCGGCGCCGATGACTACCTGGCCAAACCATTTGCCGTAAGCGAGTTGATGGCGCGCCTTCGCGCCCTCGCGCGCCGTCCAGCGGCCGCGCTCGAACCAGTGCTGCGTCTTGCTGACCTTGAGCTTGATCCCGCCACACGCCTCGCCTCGCGCGCTGGCGCCGCACTCGCACTCACCGCCCGCGAGTTTGCGCTGCTCGAATACCTCCTGCGCAATCCGCGGCGCGTGTTGACGCGCGCACAAATCCTCGATCACGTGTGGGACGACAACTTCGACCCCGTGGCCAACGCCGTGGATGTGCTCATGGGCCGCGTGCGGCGCAAAGTAGACCGCGAGGGCTGTGTGCCACTCGTGCACACAGTGCGCGGTGCGGGGTATGTGCTCACGGACCGCCCTGCAGGGGGGACGGATGCCTCGTAG